Proteins encoded in a region of the Methylobacterium radiotolerans JCM 2831 genome:
- a CDS encoding RT0821/Lpp0805 family surface protein — MRGCACKGPSRRSQIGASVSALSLAMVLCGCSQPLLVFRGDPPAAARVVEEPTVTGSIEKRPVSFGDDLAEEDWRRARAALSVALDPQGNGRPVKWDNPETGLHGSVNPTGLPYVSDELICRNFLASVIAPSRSRFVRGTGCKLSGGPWTLKRVRAASGTGRS; from the coding sequence ATGCGGGGATGCGCGTGTAAAGGGCCAAGCCGGCGGTCGCAGATCGGCGCGTCCGTCTCGGCCCTGTCTCTGGCGATGGTCCTGTGCGGCTGCAGCCAGCCACTGCTGGTCTTCCGGGGCGATCCCCCGGCGGCGGCGCGCGTGGTCGAGGAGCCGACCGTCACCGGCAGCATCGAGAAGCGGCCCGTGAGTTTCGGGGACGACCTCGCCGAGGAGGATTGGCGCCGGGCGCGGGCCGCCCTGAGCGTCGCCCTGGATCCGCAGGGCAACGGGCGCCCGGTCAAGTGGGACAACCCGGAGACCGGGCTTCACGGGTCGGTCAACCCGACCGGGCTGCCGTATGTCTCGGATGAGCTGATCTGCCGCAACTTCCTGGCATCGGTGATCGCGCCGAGCCGCAGCCGCTTCGTCCGCGGCACCGGCTGCAAGCTCTCGGGCGGACCGTGGACGCTCAAGCGCGTCCGGGCCGCGAGCGGCACCGGACGCTCCTGA